From the genome of Phycodurus eques isolate BA_2022a chromosome 22, UOR_Pequ_1.1, whole genome shotgun sequence, one region includes:
- the kiaa0930 gene encoding uncharacterized protein KIAA0930 homolog yields the protein MASLAGSSDDLDASLRQMLKAIADERNRLNTRQEISGLGCLKDDRIVFWTWMFSTYFMEKCAPREDDMLFYVRRKLAYVDADNVEGKKVEVEVYRRDSKKLPGLGDPDIDWEESVYLNLVLQKLDYVVTCAVCTRSDAGDIHVHKKKCQEVFASPSKHAMDSKGEESKMSYPNIFFMIDNFDEVFQDMTVGEGEMVCVELVASDKSNAFQGVIFQGSIRYEALRKVYDNRVSVAAKMAQRMSFGFYKFSGLEFVRMKGPQGKGHAEMAVSRVPDGADGDRDDDRTPPHERVTSFSTPPTPERNRPSFFSPSLRRKVPRHKMAEMKKSHSANDSEEFFREEDDEELHGATNLRSRSLSGTGRSLVGSWLKLNRADDYFLLFSHLTYVTLPLHRITADILEVRQKPILMT from the exons ATGGCGTCTCTAGCGGGCTCGAGCGACGACCTGGACGCGTCCCTGCGCCAGATGCTCAAGGCCATCGCAGACGAACGGAACCGACTCAACACCCGCCAGGAGATCAGCGGCCTGG GTTGTTTGAAGGACGACCGCATCGTGTTCTGGACGTGGATGTTCTCCACGTACTTCATGGAGAAGTGCGCCCCCCGTGAGGACGATATGCTCTTCTACGTCCGCAGGAAGTTGGCCTACGTGGACGCAGACAACGTCGAGGGCAAGAAG GTGGAGGTCGAAGTTTACAGGAGAGACTCCAAGAAGCTTCCGGGCCTCGGAGACCCCGACATCGATTGGGAGGAGAGCGTCTACCTCAACCTCGTCCTGCAGAAG ctgGACTACGTGGTGACGTGCGCCGTGTGCACGCGGTCGGATGCCGGCGACATTCACGTCCACAAGAAGAAATGTCAG GAAGTGTTCGCGTCTCCCAGCAAACATGCGATGGACAGCAAAGGGGAGGAGTCCAAGATGAGCTACCCGAACATCTTCTTCATGATCGACAACTTCGATGAG GTGTTCCAGGACATGACGGTGGGCGAGGGCGAGATGGTGTGCGTGGAACTGGTGGCCAGCGACAAGTCCAACGCCTTCCAGGGCGTCATCTTCCAGGGTTCCATTCGCTACGAGGCGCTCAGGAAGGTCTACGACAACCGG GTGAGCGTGGCGGCCAAAATGGCGCAGCGGATGTCGTTCGGCTTCTACAAGTTCAGCGGCTTGGAGTTTGTGCGCATGAAGGGGCCGCAGGGCAAAGGTCACGCCGAAATGGCCGTCAGCAGAGTGCCGGACGGAGCGGACGGCGACCGGGACGATGACCGCACGCCGCCGCACGAGAGG GTGACGTCGTTCAGCACGCCGCCGACTCCCGAGCGCAACCGCCCGTCGTTCTTCTCGCCGTCGCTGCGTCGGAAGGTTCCCAGGCACAAGATGGCCGAGATGAAGAAGTCGCACTCGGCCAACGACAGCGAAGAATTCTTCCGGGAAGAAGACGACGAAG AGCTCCACGGCGCCACCAACCTGCGCTCGCGCTCGCTGTCGGGGACGGGTCGCTCGCTGGTGGGATCGTGGCTGAAACTGAACCGGGCCGACGACTACTTCCTGCTTTTCTCGCACCTCACCTACGTCACGCTTCCTCTGCACCGCATCACTGCCG ACATCTTGGAGGTGCGTCAGAAGCCCATCTTGATGACGTAG
- the nup50 gene encoding nuclear pore complex protein Nup50 isoform X2, protein MAKRIADKELTDRNWDQEEEGEEAGTFSVATEDVMKNRNIKKAKRRNVGPEGEAGGAFRGFKGFSASASLTPTPFSAFGNGGGFKRLSALTNGSGGVLAPSFAAASSSASTTASAPDDSSGPAYNGSADVGAKPAKEYGRQLTALNCSVRDWISKHVDDNPLCDLQPIFRDYERHLASIERQYGAAAGTEDRKARPSLPASSSSFSFKDEKEESPAVTFNFGQKVDSSVLKTATPAFSLFGGASQPFAQTDRAAPSEANAGNDDDAYEPPEPDVKEIKEDDAFYSKKYASLGRGGPPPSAASTLTSIGRVCQVQTFLQEGRRVQGERRRHAAPQRDGRRQNADDHQGGHQPGKHPPQRAAARRRAVLAGGQEQRDGGVRAQPARGRQEPGHSRAPPHPRQDRRRRRPAAPDSGGEARVNAHTYVHVSGPSGR, encoded by the exons ATGGCGAAGCGGATCGCAGACAAAGAGCTGACGGACCGCAACTGGgaccaggaggaggagggagaggag GCCGGAACCTTCTCAGTGGCCACGGAAGACGTGATGAAAAACCGCAACATCAAGAAGGCCAAGCGGCGGAACGTTGGGCCGGAG GGCGAGGCTGGCGGGGCCTTCAGAGGGTTCAAAGGTTTCTCGGCGAGCGCTTCCTTAACGCCGACGCCCTTCTCCGCCTTCGGCAATGGCGGCGGGTTCAAGCGCTTGAGCGCTCTGACCAACGGGAGCGGCGGCGTCCTCGCGCCGTCCTTCGCCGCCGCGTCGTCGTCAGCGTCTACGACCGCGAGCGCGCCTG ATGATTCCTCGGGGCCGGCGTACAACGGTTCGGCCGACGTCGGCGCCAAGCCGGCCAAGGAGTACGGCCGCCAGCTGACGGCGCTCAACTGCTCCGTCCGCGACTGGATCAGCAAACACGTCGACGACAACCCGCTGTGCGACCTGCAGCCCATCTTCCGCGACTACGAGCGCCACCTGGCCAGCATCGAGCGGCAGTACGGCGCGGCGGCGGGCACAGAAGACCGGAAAGCCCGCCCCTCGCTTCCTGCCTCCTCGTCCTCGTTTTCTTTCAAGGACGAGAAGGAGGAGTCGCCTGCTGTCACGTTCAACTTCGGTCAGAAGGTGGACAGCTCTGTGCTGAAGACGGCCACGCCCGCCTTTTCCTTGTTTGGAGGCGCCTCGCAACCCTTTGCTCAGACGGACCGCGCCGCGCCTTCAG AGGCGAACGCGGGCAACGACGACGACGCCTACGAGCCGCCCGAACCCGACGTGAAGGAGATCAAAGAAGACGACGCCTTCTACTCCAAGAAGTACGCCTCGCTCGGTCGCGGCGGCCCGCCGCCATCGGCGGCCAGTACGCTAACCTCGATTGGTCGTGTGTGTCAGGTGCAAACTTTTCTACAAGAAGGACGGCGAGTTCAAGGAGAAAGGCGTCGGCACGCTGCACCTCAAAGAGACGGCCGGCGGCAAAACGCAGATGATCATCAGGGCGGACACCAACCTGG GAAACATCCTCCTCAACGTGCTGCTGCCCGCCGGCGTGCCGTGCTCGCGGGTGGGCAAGAACAACGTGATGGTGGTGTGCGTGCCCAACCCGCCCGTGGACGACAAGAACCCGGGCACTCCCGTGCCCCTCCTCATCCGCGTCAAGACCGCCGACGACGCCGACCAGCTGCACCAGACTCTGGAGGAGAAGCAAGGGTGAACGCACACACGTACGTGCACGTCTCCGGTCCCAGCGGGCGTTGA
- the nup50 gene encoding nuclear pore complex protein Nup50 isoform X1 produces MAKRIADKELTDRNWDQEEEGEEAGTFSVATEDVMKNRNIKKAKRRNVGPEGEAGGAFRGFKGFSASASLTPTPFSAFGNGGGFKRLSALTNGSGGVLAPSFAAASSSASTTASAPDDSSGPAYNGSADVGAKPAKEYGRQLTALNCSVRDWISKHVDDNPLCDLQPIFRDYERHLASIERQYGAAAGTEDRKARPSLPASSSSFSFKDEKEESPAVTFNFGQKVDSSVLKTATPAFSLFGGASQPFAQTDRAAPSEANAGNDDDAYEPPEPDVKEIKEDDAFYSKKCKLFYKKDGEFKEKGVGTLHLKETAGGKTQMIIRADTNLGNILLNVLLPAGVPCSRVGKNNVMVVCVPNPPVDDKNPGTPVPLLIRVKTADDADQLHQTLEEKQG; encoded by the exons ATGGCGAAGCGGATCGCAGACAAAGAGCTGACGGACCGCAACTGGgaccaggaggaggagggagaggag GCCGGAACCTTCTCAGTGGCCACGGAAGACGTGATGAAAAACCGCAACATCAAGAAGGCCAAGCGGCGGAACGTTGGGCCGGAG GGCGAGGCTGGCGGGGCCTTCAGAGGGTTCAAAGGTTTCTCGGCGAGCGCTTCCTTAACGCCGACGCCCTTCTCCGCCTTCGGCAATGGCGGCGGGTTCAAGCGCTTGAGCGCTCTGACCAACGGGAGCGGCGGCGTCCTCGCGCCGTCCTTCGCCGCCGCGTCGTCGTCAGCGTCTACGACCGCGAGCGCGCCTG ATGATTCCTCGGGGCCGGCGTACAACGGTTCGGCCGACGTCGGCGCCAAGCCGGCCAAGGAGTACGGCCGCCAGCTGACGGCGCTCAACTGCTCCGTCCGCGACTGGATCAGCAAACACGTCGACGACAACCCGCTGTGCGACCTGCAGCCCATCTTCCGCGACTACGAGCGCCACCTGGCCAGCATCGAGCGGCAGTACGGCGCGGCGGCGGGCACAGAAGACCGGAAAGCCCGCCCCTCGCTTCCTGCCTCCTCGTCCTCGTTTTCTTTCAAGGACGAGAAGGAGGAGTCGCCTGCTGTCACGTTCAACTTCGGTCAGAAGGTGGACAGCTCTGTGCTGAAGACGGCCACGCCCGCCTTTTCCTTGTTTGGAGGCGCCTCGCAACCCTTTGCTCAGACGGACCGCGCCGCGCCTTCAG AGGCGAACGCGGGCAACGACGACGACGCCTACGAGCCGCCCGAACCCGACGTGAAGGAGATCAAAGAAGACGACGCCTTCTACTCCAAGAA GTGCAAACTTTTCTACAAGAAGGACGGCGAGTTCAAGGAGAAAGGCGTCGGCACGCTGCACCTCAAAGAGACGGCCGGCGGCAAAACGCAGATGATCATCAGGGCGGACACCAACCTGG GAAACATCCTCCTCAACGTGCTGCTGCCCGCCGGCGTGCCGTGCTCGCGGGTGGGCAAGAACAACGTGATGGTGGTGTGCGTGCCCAACCCGCCCGTGGACGACAAGAACCCGGGCACTCCCGTGCCCCTCCTCATCCGCGTCAAGACCGCCGACGACGCCGACCAGCTGCACCAGACTCTGGAGGAGAAGCAAGGGTGA